The Candidatus Bathyarchaeia archaeon DNA segment ACCATTCGCTTTGGCCACAGTTGAAATCATCCCAGACCCTTTTGCACTCACAGGCTCGGCAAAAAACTCTCCATTTTTCTGAAAAACGCGAACACGGACAAAAGTTTTTCTTCCCAACGTCATAGCTACTTTTCTCGTCACCCTAGCAGTCACGACTGGTCTGAGCTCCTGCCGCTTCATTCCAAGCATTCTACTGATTAACGGTCTAGCAAAAACTTCAAACCCAATCATCGCAGCAACAGGATTGCCCGACAAGATAATAATAGGTTTTCCAGACACAACAGCAAGAGCAGTTGGCATTGCAGGGCGCATGGCAACACCATGAACGATTACCCCAGGTTTCCCAAGCTTGTTTACCGCTTCTGGAACAAGGTCTGAAAGACCAACACTAGTCCCGCCAGTAGTTATTATTACGTCAGCCGCAAATCCCGCCTTCAATTTCGAGACAATCTCAGCAACGTTATCCTTCGCTATTCCCAAATCAACAAGTTCCGCGCCTAATTCGCGGCACATGGCTGAAAGAACAAGCCTATTAACCTCAAAAACTTGTCCTTCTCCAAGCTCTTCGCCTACGCTAACTAACTCGTTTCCAGTGGCTAATAAGGCAACTTTAGGCAATTCAAAAACCTTAACTTTAGAAAATCCTAAAGCAGCAATTAATCCTAAATGTTGAGGTTTTAATCGAGTCCCAGCTTTTACTGCTATTTCTCCTTTCGCAACATCTTCGCCCTTTCTAGAAACATTTTCTGCAGGCGTAACTGGCGTCCAAACTTCTATTTTATCACCGTCGATTCGTTTGGTGTTTTCCAACATGACGACTGCATCTGCACCCTTTGGAATGGGATTTCCAGTCCATACTTGCTTAGCCTTTCCCTCATCCACTTCCCTTTCGTCCGTGACCCGAAAAACCTTAGGTTTAAACTGAGACGCTCCGAAAGTATCCTTAGCCTTAACCGCATAGCCATCAACCGTTGATCTGTCGAATCTTGGCAAGTCTTCCTCTGCCACGACATCTTCTGCTAAGACGCGATTCAAGGCTAAATCTAAAGAAATAATAACCGTTTTTGGTTTCCTGATTTGAACTGTGTTAAAGAAAGTTTGTAATGCCTCATCCACTGATGTCAGCTTTTGGAATCCCTTCAGTCGCACCAAAACGCGTACCCCAAAACAGCATTGTAAACAATAATAAAAAATGTATCGCAACAAGAAAACGCTTTAGCTTCTCCTACTCTTCCTATAACGGTAACTTTTCCGCATATACTGCCCATAAACCAACGCTACCAAAGCAGCTATCCAAGCCGCAACATTCTGGAAAACCAAATATTTTCCAACACTATCTAAACTGGCTAAAGGCTCAAAAACAGAGCCCAAAGCCAAGACAAAATTTCTGAAGCCCGGTGCTACAGATAATAAAGCGTTATTTACTCCAGCGAAAAACTCGCCGATTGGTGCCAGAGCTTGTGATGTGCCTTTCACAAAGTTCAATAGGGCAGGATTTGTTTTGTAGACGCTAACTATGGTTTGGTAAATAAGTTGCGGATATGCCAAAACTGAGACTAGTAGTATTAATGCAGAAAAAACTAAGATTATCGTTAAGGCACTTTTTATTGTGGCTCGAGCAAAGTGTATTTTCTGCCAAACATACGTGATACCCTTAACCTTCAGCAACCCCAATTTTATTCTTCCAAAGAACTTCCTCACTTCTCTCAGTCTATGCTTTTTATCGTGTTTAAAGTCGCCTTTTTCCTTCTGTATTTCCGGATGTTTTACGGCTGCATGCCTTGTCAAGTATATCCAACTTGACATAAGCGCAATTACGACTGCTGCAGGGACTAAATGGAAGAGTGGACTAATCAAACCAAACATCTTGCTTTCCGGCTTTTCTTCAGCGCCTAAACGCATGCCATAAAGGACAACCAAATACTCAATTAAGACAGTTATAATTAGGAATAGAATTATTGCTATTAGTCCTTTCAGTGTTGCCCAACGAATCACTAGCCGCTTTAGAGGTTTCTGACTTGACACTTAGCTCACCATCAACTTCGTCTTGACATGTTTATGTGTGCTCTTGGAATATGCAAGTTCTCATTAAAAAATGTGACTGTGTACGTTGCCTAACGATTTCAACTCTGAATTATTACACCTTAAATTCTTTATTTTTAAAGAGAGTAGTGTCTAATTGCGGATGGTAACATAGTTATGGGAAGTTCTGTTGGGCAAAAAATTATTCAACGCATAATCTGTTTACTTTTATCCTTCACAATGGAAATTCATGCCCGCACTTAGGGCATTTAGCCATTCCACACTGCACGGAAGACGGGCAACCACCACATGCGAATGCTCGACCATACGATATGTCAAATGCGAATCCACATTTTGGACATTTAACTACATGTTTCGATTGCATGCTCATTCTAAATCGCTTATCCTAAATCAACCATCGAGAAAAATTTTAAAAACTTTTCTAAATGATTCCAAACGTTTTTATGCAAAAATTTTAACAATACTAAAAACAATTAATAAAGACCGTAAGCCATTCCATATGAATAACTGTTGGCATAGAACGAATTAGTCTGGGAAGAGAATGCAGAAAACGGAAAAAGCTGAAAGGTTAGAACTCTACAAGGACCGTAACACGCAAGTTTTCTTAAGTAAATTTTTAAGTAGCGAAATTAGTGAGCTTGAACCCGTTTATGACCCTAAACTGGGTTACCGTTACCCTATGGTTGAGGCGATTGTTGGTGATGCAGCAAATGTGGAGCCTTTTCTTAATAGACTCTATGAAGCTAAGGTTTTGGACAGAAAACTTTACGACAAAATCATTTACTGCCCAAAATGTGGTTCTGTAAGCATTTCCGTCCGCTATTGTTGTCCGTACTGCAAATCGTTTGACATACAGAGAAGTGCTCTGATTGAGCATGTCAAGTGTGGCTACATGGATATTGAGGAGAATTTCCTTAAGGGAAACAAGTTTGTCTGTCCAAAATGCCATGAAGAACTAAAAAAACCGGATGTTGATTATCGAAAGGCTGGAGTATGGTGCAACTGTAAAGACTGCAACAAAAGCTTTGACATTCCAGTGACAGGACATTTCTGCCGAGATTGCCACGTACACTTCACATTTGAGGACGCGGTAATTAAAGACATTTACACATACAGCCTGCGAGAAGAAGCGAAAGAAGAAGCGTCGTCTGGTTGGGTTATAATCGCTCCAATTAGGGATTTTCTTACAGAAAGCGGCTTTAAAGTTGAGAGCCCAGCTTTTCTCAAGGGTAAGTCTGGCGCGAACCACATGTTTGACATCGTTGTCTATGAGGCATCTGTTAAAGGAAAAGTGACCGTGATTGATGTTGCGACAAGCTCTGAAAATTCTGTTTCTGAGCAGCCAGTAATTGCGTTGTTCGCCAAGATTTTTGATGTCTCCCCAGAAAATGCCTATTTGATTGCTATTCCGAAAATAAGTGAAAATGGAAAGAAAATGGCGGAATTATATAATATTCAAATAATTGAAGCGAAAAATCAAAAAGAAGTTATTAAGGCGTTAAAGGAAAAAATGGAGAAATAAACGGTTAATCAACCGGGAAAACTGCAGTATTGCCTCTTTCTGTTATAATTTTAACTATGCAGTTTTCTTCTGGCAAGGTTATGTCGACGCGAATGTATGTTTTTTCTTCTCCAGCGTTAATGAATAAGTTAGCTGTGTAACGTTGATGAAGGGTTGAATTGGTTACCCATATGGCGATAATGTGCACTGTTAGTGGACTTGTATTCTTTAAATCTAAACGTGCACCGTTAATTATCACTCTTACAGCAAAAAAATCCACTTCTGTTATAGCTCGAGGCGTGTTCAATCCTTCATCTGAGAATTCGGCAAGTAGCGTTCCGTCATCTCTAATGTAGCTTGCCCAATTATCAGTTATGTTAATTGCGTATTCATTCCACTCATTCTGTGTAGGTTGGCTTCCTCCAGTGTTGTTGAAACCGTTGTCGCTGAAGGTCGCCGCACTCCAGTTGTATGCTTTCAAGAACCATCTTTCCGCGTCTTCTGTAACGTTATATCTAACCACTATCTCAATGCCATAAATATAGTCTAACGGGTAAGTTGACAAGTCTACTATGAAATTATTGCTAATGGACAACCTGTAAATGTCTGACATTGTCGTTTCAAACTCAACCCAATCAACATTGAGTTCAAACTGTGTAGAAGCTACTTTAACTCCCTTGATTTTTATTTTCCAATTTCCGTTCGCATCCTTAAAGTCTGTTGGGTTAGTAGTTATTGTCTGGTTTTTGGTGGTATCTGTTGTGCCTATGATATCTGTCATGTATCCGTCTCCGCTTGTTGGATACTCTCCTGTTTGGTAATTGTAAAGTTGAAATGTTGTGGTTACTCCATCTGTTGTGAAGGAACCGTCCATTGTCCATGTTAGGTTTGTCCAAGATTCAATGTTGGATGTGCCCGCGAACTCGACTTCAACGGTTTCTTCCGTTGCTGGTTTGAAAGTACAGTAAATGCTGTACGCTCTTGTCTCATGAGTGGGATTGGGCATGGGGTTCGGAAAGTTTGCTCCATAGGTTGAGCCGGCATAATGCCCTTGATTTGCTGCTCCTGAAGAATAGTAGAGATAGGAAAACCCGCTTCCTGAATAGGACCATGCCACGAGCAAGTATTCTGTGTTTGCTTTGAGTATTGGTTTAGGCGTGAGAAAGTTAAACGTGACCCAAGTTGCAGGGTTAACTGGGACAACTATTTCCTCTGTTTGTGCAACAAGGCTCAAGTTGCTGTGTAGATAGATTGCGCATTTCATGTTTTTGGAACTAGACGTAATGCGGATATATGCAGTGATGCTTTGTGCTTCGCCATCTTTTGTGGGAGTAAAAATAGAACCAACAATAGTGTTTTCTGTATTACGAGAGTTTGTTCCGGCCATCGTATTTCCAAATGTTTCTGTGGCGTCTGAAAATACAGATGGGTAACTGCGAAATTGCATATAGGCGCCATTATTCGTTTGTAGTTCAGTTAGAGAGCCAGAAACAAAAGTTGTAGAATTTAATAGAGAATAGCTTGATGGACTATACTGGATGGTTGGGATTTCCTCTCTGAAAGTTTCTGGAGAATTATCTATGTTTTTCGTATTTGTGTATGTGCCACTTAATCTGGTGCCCACACTAATTGAAAATTCTTCTTGCGCGGTAAACCATGAAGATCGTGTGATGCGCGTAGCGTTAGTGATGTTTACTGTTTCTTGCATTCTTTCTAGGTCTAGCTGGTTCATTTGGTAACTCCAAAGCACCACGTTACCAACTATAATCACTATTAGCACTAAGCTCAACATGACCACTATCACATTGCTTACGCCGCGCTTGTTCTGTCTAAGGCGCCGTATAATAGCCTCCAACATGAGCCCCCCTATTGGTAACGATGTCGATGTAGTACAAGTTGCCAGAAATCCAGCTGTACGAGATGTCGAGCCAACCATGCTTGCCAATTTCCAAATTGAAAGGATTAGTGAATGCTTGTGAAGTATGGTTAACATACACTGCGGAAACGTGAATAGAAATTTTTCCAACATTGCGAAGATATACGCTTATGTGGCCTGTTGAATTATTAAACCACACATCTTCGACGACCACACGCTCACTCATGTTTTCCCGTAAGTTAGTAGTTATGACATACGTTGCTGTTGTAGCAATTGCCATGACACCTACAGCTACAACCATAAGTAAGATATTGCTCAAAACCGGCGTTATAGCCCGCTTATCACACAAAAATCCCTTTAACATTCGCCTCATTTCTTCTCCCTCTCACAAAAACAGCTTTAGAGCTACGTAGCCGCAAACCATCATTATGAGGCTGTGTTTTAACCCAGCATTTATTGTTCCTTCTCCCATTTTTCCAGCAACCAGTCCACCAAAAAAGGCTTGGATTATTGTCATGTGGAAAAAAATGCGTTGCATTTCTTGTGGCGACATGACTCCCGTTCCAAGCACAGGCAAGCCTTCTATGCTAACGAAGAACGACCTGAAAAGTAGTACGATTGTGAAAAGGAACACGAAAAAGGCTACGTAGATTATGGCAATGTAGGGTTTTGTCTGATTTCGTCTTTCTCTATCTAGCAAAAGTGTTGTCTGTATAAACTTACCCATTGGGTCAAAAACTTTTTCTACATGTCCTCCGGAATGACTTGCTTCAATAATTAGTGGTACGACTCTTTGCACAAGCACAGTGTTTACGCGTCTTACCAAAGCTAAGAGTGCCTCTTCAAATGTCATACCCCAAGATATTTGCGCATTCATTTTCTTTAATTCAGCTGTTAGCGGGCCATAACTTCTCTTTGATGCTTCTTCCAATGCTTGAGGAAGAGTCATACCTGTCTCTTGAGCTTGGACTATGCTTCTGAAAAGGTTTGGTAGGTTTTCGTCTATAGCTTTTCTCCATCTGTAGTCAATATAGTTTAGCACCGTCGATGGAAAAATTCCCGTCATAACTGCAAAAAACACAAATTCATCAAATGTTGCGGTTCCCCAAAACATAATGTAAGCAAATAAAACTATGGCGATGGCTGACAAAGCCGAGATAATCCAAACGATTTTTTTAATTTTATTCGATATTTTTGGCGTTTTCATCACCACTTAGGCGAAACCGCATCTAAGATTATCAGAAACATTATGGAGCCAAGCGGAATCCCAATGTAAGTGAGTATTTGGAGTATGAGGTCTGGACTTAGTATTCCTAAGCTGCCTCCTCCAAGCATTGCCATGACTGCAAGCATAATGACAAGAAGTAATGGTCCTGTCACAAGTAAAGCCACATAAAACTCAGCCAAAGTTGACAAAGTGTCTGAAAACTTACGCAAACTCATTCGCTTCAACTTCATATATTGTCCAGATTTCTCTCGAAGATACGCGGCCAAGTTACTACCCGAATGTATTGTTGAGATGAATCCTTCCAACATTTCATGAAATCTTTTAGATGGCGTGCGCTTTGACGCTTCTTGCAAGGCTGAAATAATGTCTAAACCGAAGAGGTTCACATTTCTGACAATGTCTTTGGCTTCTGTGGAAACAGCTAGTGGAACGCTTAGATTTGATAATGAATAGAAGGTTCTTTCTGGAGAAACTCCGGCGCTGGCGAGAATTGCCATGTAACCAGCCGTGAAAGGCAACTCGTCTTCCAATTCTCTTTTAAGCTTGTCTGCACGGTAGATAGGGTAAAAGTAGAATCCAATAACTGAAAGGGCACCGGCGAACAAGCCGCTTCCGACACCAAACAGTAACGCTGGTAAAAATGGCATGTTAAAAAGAAAAATAAACAAACACGGGACAAAAATTAACATAGCTACTGCAATCAGCATCGCAGCTAAGACTGTTAAGCTAACATATGCTTTAAATGAAATCTTCAGTCCAGCACTTTGCAAACTCGAATCTAAATCTCTGAAGAGTGGCAGAATACGCTCTGTTTTTCCGCCAATAAGCTGGTAAGCTATGGAATGTGGTTCTCTTAACGTAAATTTTTCCTTCGCTGGCGATTCTGTTTTTTGCGCTGAAGTTGCTGTTGATAATCTGCACATTGCTTTGACGCGGTTCCAGAGTCTCTTGACATTTTCGTAAGCTTTGTTACTCATTTTAGTCCTACCCTCGCTTTTTGGAAAACACGGTTTGGGTTGGCGTAATACTCTCGAATCACATTTGCAACGTCGAAGTGACGGCGAATTCCGGCTTTGACCATCCATTCTAGAACAGTTTTTCTACGGTGCAGTTCGCGTTTAATGTCTTCTTCATTCACGCCAGTCTTCTTCATATGCCTTTCTAAGATGGCGCTGTTGCCGGAAAAGATGAACTTGTCTTCTTTTTGGTTCCAGTGAAACACTTCTTGAGTCAGTATGTTCTTTGTTTTTCGGTCAAGTTCCACAACTTCCGCTGTTGTGCTGGCCCGTCTTGCCGGCTTTTCTTGAATCTCTGTTCTTGTCATGACCATTATAACATCAGTCATTTTTATGAGCGATTTTGGAATGTTCATCGGTTCAGATTCTAAACGGTTTATTACGGCTTCAACTGATTCAGCGTGTATCGTGCTCATTCCCAGATGGCCTGTCGCCATTGCTTGGAACAGTGTGTAAGCTTCTTCTCCTCGCACTTCGCCCACAATGATATAGTCTGGTCTTTGTCTGACAGCCGCCTTCAACAAATCAAACAAAGTTATTGTACCGCTTTTTTTGTCCTCATGCCCAAATCCCAATCTTATAACGGAAGGTATCCAGTTTTCGTGGGGAAGATTGAGCTCCTGCGTGTCTTCTACACTTACTATTTTCATTTCAGGCTTGATGAACATCGATAAACAGTTTAGCATGGTTGTTTTGCCAGATGCCACACCACCGGCGACTATGACGGATGCTCTGTTTTCTATGATATACCACAAGTAAGCAGCCATTTCCGAGGAAATTGTATTAAAGGCAATCAAGTCTGAAACCGTAAGTGGGTCAACTCTGAAACGTCTAATGGTAAACGTTGAGCCCCTCCGCGTCACTTCGTTTCCATAAGTTAGTTGTATGCGGCTTCCGTCTGGGAGCGAGGCATCCAAAATCGGGGATGCAATTGAGATGTTTTTTCCGGATAAATATGCCAAGCGAATTATGAAGGAGTTTAATTCTGCTTCATCCTTAAATATTATGTTAGTAGGTAATGACTCGTAAAGTCTGTGCCAAACGTATATTGGTATGTTTACTCCGTCTGCAGAGATGTCTTCGATTAAGTGGTCCTTCATTAATGGGTCTATTTTTCCGTAGCCTATGAAGTCACGTATCATGTAGTATGTGAGTTTGTCAATGGCTTCTGGCGGTACTTTCATTCGATATTTTTTGATTATTTCCTTCGTCTTCTGCCTAAGGTAGTTTTCTGCTTTTTCTTTGGTTTCAATTTCTTTTAGGTTTACGTCTATTTCTTCCATTAAGAAGGTTTTCAGCTCTTTTAGCCGTTTTTCCTCTTCTTCTTGAAGCGTTGGCTCTATGACTTCATAGAGCGTTTTTTGAGTTTCTGGATCTTTTACTATGGCAGCGTAAACATAGGGCTCTTGTATTGGATAGGCTTCTCGGAAAATTGCAGGTTTTTTCTTTTCTTCTTTTAGTATTATGGCTACTTCTGTCTCTTCTACTGCTTTCGGAGCCCTCGGTGTTTTTTGTTTCAAAGTTTGCGTTGTCTCCTTCGCTTAGAGTGGTGAGTGGTTTTTCATGAATATAGTGTGTAGTAAGTCTTAATAAGGTATATGCATGTTCAATCTTGAGCATGCTTAACGCTACCAACCATTTAGAAACACGCTAACAAAATACATTACACTGCTATCTCTCACACACAAAAGAAAAAACACCAAAGCTTAAGCTACTTGTATCTTGCTCGTCTCTTCTGCCGTTTCTTCTTCTGCTTGCGCATTCTCTTCTTTTTCCATTTAGCGCGGATGTTATGCACGCTCCCAATAGTTATTCCAATGTTGCGTGTCTTCGCTTTAAGTCCTCTTCGGTTGTTCCTAACCGATGCATCAGTTCTACGACTAGACTGTCAAGGAAAACCATGCAGTTATTCTCGAACACACTTCCCAGAGGAGTTAATGGCTCGCGTTCACCAATAATTTGTCTAGCAAGATAGTCTTCTTCTTTTGGCCAGCCAGTCTTTGTTCTTCCCTTAATTGTTACGACATGGTCTGCAATTTGTCCCAACTGTGATTCAGGGAAAGATGTGATTGCTATGACTGTTGCACCGATTTCTTTTGCGGCTGAGCTTGCAGTTAGAACCATTTTTGTTGCACCGGTTCCTGAAATTGCGATTAGTATGTCACCTTTTTCCGCAGCTGGTGTGATTGTTTCGCCTAGGAAATAGACGTGGAAGCCTAGGTTCATTAAGCGTAAGGCAAAGGCTCTGGCGACGAATCCGCTTCTTCCCATGCCTACTATGAAGATTTTTCTGTCTTTTGCTTGAAGTAGGAGTTCGATTAGCCGCTCTACTTCTTTCATGTTTAATTCTTCAATAGAGCGTTTTATGCCTTCAAGAATTTCTTCTGCTGCCGCTTTCAGCAACTTCAACTTCTTTTAACTCCGAGAACCCTTTACATTTGCGCCTATATTAAAAGTCTTGCGGTTTAAAGTAAACTTCCTAAAAGTTGATTTAAGGATGGGATTTTGAAGAATAGGCGAATATAGATTGCGACTGCTAAAATAAGAGTGGTTAGGGCTATCAGTATCATATCGCCTCTGTGCATCTTAAGCACGTATAGGTTTGTGCGTTTTTTTGTGGCTCCCCATGCTCGTGACTCCATGGCTTCTGCTAATTCTAGGCTTCTGCGGATTGCACTTACAATTAATGGTATCAAGATTGGTATGTAATTTCTGATTCTTTTCAGAAAATTGCCCCGTTCAAGCTCTAATCCTCGTGCCTTTTGAGCGTCCATTATTGTTTGGGCTTCTTCAGCCAAGACTGGAACGAAACGCACGGCTGTGGTGAAAGCAAAACAGAACTCGTAAGGCACATGTGCTTGTTCTAATGCTAAGCCTAAATGGTCTGGTGACGTGGTTAAGAAAAAGATTGAGAACGACTCAACGAGCACAATAAAGCGCAGGGTCATGGCGGATGCGCCTTCAAGACTTTCTGTGAGTCCTCGTCCTCCGAAGTAGGCGAAAATGAAGTTTGTTAAAAATATGATTGATGCTAGGAAGACTGCTCCTCTCATTGAACGGAACCATTCGCGTTTGACACCAGCTAATATAACAAATGGAATCTGCATTACGAAAAGCACTATTAAGGGAATAAGTTCGCCGTAGAGTATTGCGATTACGAAAATCGCGCAGACGTACACAAACTTTATTCTTGGGTCTAAGTTGTGAATGGGCGAATAGACTTTTCGGAATTTAAGTCCTTCAAAAACACTCATTTTTGCTTTCTCTCCAGAGCCTTAAGTAATATTTCTCGTGCCTCGTAAACATCAATAATGTTGCTGGGCAAACCTAAATCAGATAACTGCAGAAAAATCTGCGCTATTTGAGGCGGAACAATGGATGCTTGAGTTAAAACATCTAGGTTTGTAAGTATTT contains these protein-coding regions:
- the hxlB gene encoding 6-phospho-3-hexuloisomerase, with amino-acid sequence MKLLKAAAEEILEGIKRSIEELNMKEVERLIELLLQAKDRKIFIVGMGRSGFVARAFALRLMNLGFHVYFLGETITPAAEKGDILIAISGTGATKMVLTASSAAKEIGATVIAITSFPESQLGQIADHVVTIKGRTKTGWPKEEDYLARQIIGEREPLTPLGSVFENNCMVFLDSLVVELMHRLGTTEEDLKRRHATLE
- a CDS encoding energy-coupling factor transporter transmembrane component T, which gives rise to MSVFEGLKFRKVYSPIHNLDPRIKFVYVCAIFVIAILYGELIPLIVLFVMQIPFVILAGVKREWFRSMRGAVFLASIIFLTNFIFAYFGGRGLTESLEGASAMTLRFIVLVESFSIFFLTTSPDHLGLALEQAHVPYEFCFAFTTAVRFVPVLAEEAQTIMDAQKARGLELERGNFLKRIRNYIPILIPLIVSAIRRSLELAEAMESRAWGATKKRTNLYVLKMHRGDMILIALTTLILAVAIYIRLFFKIPSLNQLLGSLL
- a CDS encoding molybdopterin molybdotransferase MoeA; amino-acid sequence: MRLKGFQKLTSVDEALQTFFNTVQIRKPKTVIISLDLALNRVLAEDVVAEEDLPRFDRSTVDGYAVKAKDTFGASQFKPKVFRVTDEREVDEGKAKQVWTGNPIPKGADAVVMLENTKRIDGDKIEVWTPVTPAENVSRKGEDVAKGEIAVKAGTRLKPQHLGLIAALGFSKVKVFELPKVALLATGNELVSVGEELGEGQVFEVNRLVLSAMCRELGAELVDLGIAKDNVAEIVSKLKAGFAADVIITTGGTSVGLSDLVPEAVNKLGKPGVIVHGVAMRPAMPTALAVVSGKPIIILSGNPVAAMIGFEVFARPLISRMLGMKRQELRPVVTARVTRKVAMTLGRKTFVRVRVFQKNGEFFAEPVSAKGSGMISTVAKANGYVIVPENREGLTEGETVTVYLFGYVEMGEADV
- a CDS encoding type II secretion system F family protein, whose translation is MSNKAYENVKRLWNRVKAMCRLSTATSAQKTESPAKEKFTLREPHSIAYQLIGGKTERILPLFRDLDSSLQSAGLKISFKAYVSLTVLAAMLIAVAMLIFVPCLFIFLFNMPFLPALLFGVGSGLFAGALSVIGFYFYPIYRADKLKRELEDELPFTAGYMAILASAGVSPERTFYSLSNLSVPLAVSTEAKDIVRNVNLFGLDIISALQEASKRTPSKRFHEMLEGFISTIHSGSNLAAYLREKSGQYMKLKRMSLRKFSDTLSTLAEFYVALLVTGPLLLVIMLAVMAMLGGGSLGILSPDLILQILTYIGIPLGSIMFLIILDAVSPKW
- a CDS encoding type II/IV secretion system ATPase subunit; the protein is MKQKTPRAPKAVEETEVAIILKEEKKKPAIFREAYPIQEPYVYAAIVKDPETQKTLYEVIEPTLQEEEEKRLKELKTFLMEEIDVNLKEIETKEKAENYLRQKTKEIIKKYRMKVPPEAIDKLTYYMIRDFIGYGKIDPLMKDHLIEDISADGVNIPIYVWHRLYESLPTNIIFKDEAELNSFIIRLAYLSGKNISIASPILDASLPDGSRIQLTYGNEVTRRGSTFTIRRFRVDPLTVSDLIAFNTISSEMAAYLWYIIENRASVIVAGGVASGKTTMLNCLSMFIKPEMKIVSVEDTQELNLPHENWIPSVIRLGFGHEDKKSGTITLFDLLKAAVRQRPDYIIVGEVRGEEAYTLFQAMATGHLGMSTIHAESVEAVINRLESEPMNIPKSLIKMTDVIMVMTRTEIQEKPARRASTTAEVVELDRKTKNILTQEVFHWNQKEDKFIFSGNSAILERHMKKTGVNEEDIKRELHRRKTVLEWMVKAGIRRHFDVANVIREYYANPNRVFQKARVGLK
- a CDS encoding type II secretion system F family protein gives rise to the protein MKTPKISNKIKKIVWIISALSAIAIVLFAYIMFWGTATFDEFVFFAVMTGIFPSTVLNYIDYRWRKAIDENLPNLFRSIVQAQETGMTLPQALEEASKRSYGPLTAELKKMNAQISWGMTFEEALLALVRRVNTVLVQRVVPLIIEASHSGGHVEKVFDPMGKFIQTTLLLDRERRNQTKPYIAIIYVAFFVFLFTIVLLFRSFFVSIEGLPVLGTGVMSPQEMQRIFFHMTIIQAFFGGLVAGKMGEGTINAGLKHSLIMMVCGYVALKLFL